The Lewinellaceae bacterium nucleotide sequence CGACAATATCATGGGAACCAACGGTAACAATATTGTCCAACGTATCACAGGCTGGAAATTGTGGGGTTATTCCCAGATTTAATGAATCATTCCCAGCTGCAGATACAATAAGAATATTATGATTTTCTGCATTTTCCATAGCAGTTTTTAAAATACGGCTCGAGTTACCGTAAAAGCCCCAGCTATCATTGATAATATCCACACCAACATCAATGCTGTAATAGGTGGCGCAGGTCACATCAAACAAATTCCCAACTCCGTTGGCATTATGAGTTTTTAGCGGGATTAACCTGTAATCGCAGGATTCCGTGCATTGTTTTTTCAGATTTTGAACGATAATGCCGGCTACATGGGTACCATGACTATGATCATCCATTGGATTGTTATTGTCATGCACAAAATTCCAACCGATAAAATCGTCCTGCATACTACAGCTATCAGGCCATGAAAGATTTGGGTTTTGCCAGATATGGTCTGTTAAATCAATGTGATTATAATCAATCCCCGTATCCAAAACAGCGATCAAAACAGCACCTTTTGGTGTTTTGGTAAGACCTGATGGAGGCACTTTTAGCGGATGTACAGGTGGAGGAATTGTATCGAATAAATGGTTGAAATTGTACTTATTCAATTCGATATCATCAATATCGGAACCACTGCCGGAGCCTTCGGTTTTTTCCTGAATCCCGATTATATCCAAATCCATAGCGTCTCCGTCTTCCACCCATAATTCGATATCACTGCTGCAATGACAACTCATAATTTTTCTAAAACCAAAAGAATCGCGAAGTTCCTGCTTCCGGCTTTCCGGCACATTAGGTGCGAAATCCACTACCACCTGGTAGGGAACATAAGGCCAGCCATCATCACCAATATCGTAGGGAATGTTATAATTTTTTAGGCTATCACCCAAATAAGGAATGGGCAAGGTCTCTCCAACACTCGCAGGTTCATAGAGCTTTATATCATCAATGATCCATACGGCTTGTGAGGTATTGGCCATAAAACTCACCAGGACATTGTTTTGACCTGCTGCGATGGCTGTAATATCAATATCCTGCAAGTCCCAGGAGTTAGTGGTCCCGTTCCAGTTGGAGTTCAGGTTTAATGGAAAGTCGGATTCTTCGATATCGGATTTTACCCTGACAAACACATTTTCATTTGTATTTTCAAGGTGCAGCAACTGGTTAAACCTTAAGCGTACGTTATTGTACAAAGAAAAGTCAAAAGCCTCGGAAATCAGCGTGTTAGAATTAACAACCACTGAAGTATCCTGTAACACCGCAGTACCGGCACCCGATGGAGCGCTTATCGTATAAACCTGTCCCAATAAAATGGCCTGATCCCCCCAGGTCCAAAAAATAGACCCCGGGCTAACCCAACCATTTAAAGTGGAATCAAAGGGCTCATAATATTGAACGACCTGTGCTGAGGTATTAAAATAAAAGAAGGCGGAAAACAAAAAGAACAGAATAAGAATTTTACTTTTCATTTTGAAGGGTTTTGATCCTTTTATTTAGGTAAATGGTTATGAAAGTTACGATTGTATACTTTAAAATTGGGTAGAAACCAGAGGGCGCAGTCTGAATAAATGTAGACTGTTGGTCTAAAATAATAAAATTTAATCGTAAACAAATAAATTTTTTTAAAATATTTAGTCAAAATTTACAAATAATTCAAAATTTACAAGAACAGTTCATTTTAAAATAGTTGGAGACAAAACGTATTTGCCTCCAACATGTATGGTTTTTTGGTGTTGGTTCTTACTCTACCTTACCCCAAGCATGCCAAGGCTAGAGTCAAAAATATCTTTTCGGTGACCAGCAAAACAATTTATGCTTTGCACGAAGGTTTCCATGGATGAATTAGCAAGCTTACTTGTCCCAACGGCTATTCCAGGGCTTATTACTCCCGTAAACGGACTCGAAGGCGCAGCGCGCCAATGGTCCGGGTTAGATCCGGTCTGGATGCCATTAATTGGTCTCTTAAATTAATTGAGGTGGTTTCTGGATTCTTTTTTGGTTCTGCCATTTTTGGTTTTTAAAAAAAGTTATTGCCTACTCTTACCAGTTTTCGGCTTCCCTGTTCTTTTTTGTCTGTAAGAGGTATTCTCAAAAACTATCTTAAATTCCTCCCAACACCCTTATATCGCTCCACAACTTTTTTCTTACCTTTGAAGAGGATAAAATTATCACCTACCCTATTTTGGCATCGATGAAAAAACACGAAGACCACCAATACATAGAAGCCCTTGCAAAAGGAGACAGACAAGTACTGGAGATGATCTACCAGCAACACCTGGCTCCGGTTAAAAATTGGGTAATAAAAAACAATGGTACTCCTGCGGATGCAAAGGACATTTTCCAGGAATCCATTCTCGCCATATATACCAAAGCCATGGACCCTGATTTCAATTTAACCTGTCCGCTGGGCGCATTTGTTTTTCATATTTGTAGAAACAAATGGATCAGCCAGCTCAGAAAAAATAAAAGGATGGAAGGGGTAATAAAGGAAGAACAGGAGCGATATGAAAACAACTGGGACATGGCCCAACTGATTGTACAAGTCGAAGAAGAAGAGATCAGACAATCCAAACTTGATAAGGCCTTTTCGCAATTAAGCGAGTTATGTCAAAAATTATTGCAACTCGTAAGTGACGGAATAGCTGCTGAAGATATTAGCAGCCAACTGGAAATGGCTAAAGTAAGTACCTTTTACCGTCGAAAGAACGCCTGTATCGACAGATGGCGAGATTTGTATAGCAATGAAAATTCAGGCTTATGAAAGACGATTACAAATGGATAGATGAATACCTCAACGGGAATTTAAGTGAGGA carries:
- a CDS encoding S8 family serine peptidase, with protein sequence MKSKILILFFLFSAFFYFNTSAQVVQYYEPFDSTLNGWVSPGSIFWTWGDQAILLGQVYTISAPSGAGTAVLQDTSVVVNSNTLISEAFDFSLYNNVRLRFNQLLHLENTNENVFVRVKSDIEESDFPLNLNSNWNGTTNSWDLQDIDITAIAAGQNNVLVSFMANTSQAVWIIDDIKLYEPASVGETLPIPYLGDSLKNYNIPYDIGDDGWPYVPYQVVVDFAPNVPESRKQELRDSFGFRKIMSCHCSSDIELWVEDGDAMDLDIIGIQEKTEGSGSGSDIDDIELNKYNFNHLFDTIPPPVHPLKVPPSGLTKTPKGAVLIAVLDTGIDYNHIDLTDHIWQNPNLSWPDSCSMQDDFIGWNFVHDNNNPMDDHSHGTHVAGIIVQNLKKQCTESCDYRLIPLKTHNANGVGNLFDVTCATYYSIDVGVDIINDSWGFYGNSSRILKTAMENAENHNILIVSAAGNDSLNLGITPQFPACDTLDNIVTVGSHDIVVNGNYQRSWFSNYSPSQVDLLALGDQVVSAFPGNLRREKSGTSMATPAVTAAYVAYFCGKRGKVNAIKNALLSCTREEPKMAGKDSEKGRVLDYGFKCDNWWDRFRWPVLAVGLFLLIYMSVCWGRTKTLFRYRKN
- a CDS encoding sigma-70 family RNA polymerase sigma factor: MKKHEDHQYIEALAKGDRQVLEMIYQQHLAPVKNWVIKNNGTPADAKDIFQESILAIYTKAMDPDFNLTCPLGAFVFHICRNKWISQLRKNKRMEGVIKEEQERYENNWDMAQLIVQVEEEEIRQSKLDKAFSQLSELCQKLLQLVSDGIAAEDISSQLEMAKVSTFYRRKNACIDRWRDLYSNENSGL